One Miscanthus floridulus cultivar M001 chromosome 11, ASM1932011v1, whole genome shotgun sequence DNA window includes the following coding sequences:
- the LOC136494611 gene encoding extensin-1-like isoform X1, which translates to MASIPHPPPVIGKSGNLTVFVTPPAEPESPRSEFSTPPTSPRAEDSPESPPAQTAPPPAPVYSVSTPPLVKTVSPPLPAEKLSRPSLLQVPPPLVKTVSQKLSRPPLVQVTPPPVKSVSTPLQAPKLSSRSLPPVQVPPLQFAKASEGSDGSLLAFFWDAVARVQEAHASLDEHISRWFGLDQSKYQWALNDYYERTGQEIDLSNAGTRKDSCKNSESMKK; encoded by the exons ATGGCCTCCATCCCGCACCCGCCGCCGGTGATCGGCAAGTCGGGCAACCTCACGGTGTTCGTCACGCCACCGGCGGAGCCGGAGAGCCCGAGGTCCGAGTTCTCTACGCCCCCGACGAGTCCCCGCGCCGAGGACTCCCCTGAATCGCCGCCGGCGCAGACGGCCCCTCCTCCCGCACCTGTTTATTCGGTCTCCACGCCGCCGCTTGTCAAGACAGTCTCTCCGCCGCTTCCCGCGGAGAAGCTCTCCCGACCCTCGCTGCTCCAGGTACCGCCGCCGCTTGTCAAGACGGTCTCTCAGAAGCTCTCCCGACCCCCGCTGGTCCAGGTAACGCCGCCGCCCGTAAAGTCGGTCTCAACGCCGCTGCAGGCACCAAAGCTCTCTTCCCGCTCCTTGCCACCGGTCCAGGTGCCGCCGTTGCAGTTCGCGAAGGCGTCGGAAGGGTCGGACGGATCGCTGCTCGCGTTCTTCTGGGACGCGGTTGCACGCGTGCAAGAAG CACACGCGAGTTTGGACGAGCACATCTCGAGATGGTTCGGGCTGGACCAGTCCAAGTACCAGTGGGCGCTCAACGACTATTATGAGAGGACTGGACAG